In Thermanaeromonas sp. C210, the following proteins share a genomic window:
- a CDS encoding FAD-binding oxidoreductase produces the protein MLSPGILSRLKEIVGRERCFEGEVDRLCYAYDSSLESQLNRWLPDVVVQPQDREQVVAILKLANEHRIPVVPRGAGTGQCCGAVAHRGGIILDMSLMNRILRYDLENLQVVVQPGIVHAELNQALAAHGFFFPPDPGSTKMCTLGGMVSFNSSGMRAVKYGTTKNYVLGLEVVLPTGEVIVTGGQRSRALKSVAGYDLTSLFVGSEGTLGVITAIRLKVLPLPAKRGLVVAYFDNLEASGEAVIQVFRSRLFPSAIEILDRSAIKAAIKYKPALVLPEVEAMLLFEVDGPPPSVAYEAQSIARVCENFACKVEWTDDPARLNQLWTARSVVGAAAGQLKEGATRVYIGEDICVPVYRVPEALRRIRQIGEAYGITIVTYGHIGDGNLHAAPVINTYDPSEIERVRKVGDEIHRLALELEGTTTGEHGVGLTRAAYMEEEHGISFELMRRLKKAIDPLNILNPGKMALD, from the coding sequence ATGTTATCTCCGGGGATTCTTTCCCGCCTGAAGGAAATCGTCGGTAGGGAGCGTTGCTTTGAGGGAGAGGTGGATAGACTCTGTTATGCCTATGATTCCTCCCTGGAATCCCAGCTTAACCGGTGGCTTCCCGATGTGGTAGTACAGCCCCAAGACAGGGAACAAGTAGTGGCCATCCTGAAGCTGGCCAACGAGCACCGGATACCGGTGGTCCCCAGGGGAGCGGGGACGGGACAGTGCTGCGGAGCCGTGGCCCACCGCGGCGGCATAATCTTGGATATGTCTTTGATGAATCGGATTTTGCGTTATGATTTAGAAAATCTTCAAGTGGTGGTACAACCGGGGATTGTTCACGCGGAATTAAACCAGGCCCTGGCCGCTCACGGCTTCTTCTTTCCCCCCGACCCCGGCAGCACCAAGATGTGCACCCTGGGAGGCATGGTTTCGTTCAATTCCAGCGGGATGAGGGCCGTAAAATACGGTACGACCAAGAACTACGTTTTGGGATTGGAAGTGGTTTTGCCAACGGGAGAGGTTATAGTAACCGGAGGTCAAAGATCCCGGGCCCTAAAATCGGTGGCCGGCTATGACCTGACTTCCCTGTTTGTGGGTTCGGAGGGAACTCTGGGAGTAATAACGGCCATACGCCTTAAAGTGCTGCCTCTTCCCGCCAAGCGGGGCTTAGTGGTGGCCTATTTCGACAACTTGGAGGCTTCGGGAGAGGCGGTCATACAAGTTTTCAGATCTCGCTTATTCCCGTCGGCCATTGAGATTTTAGATCGGAGCGCTATTAAAGCGGCCATAAAGTATAAGCCGGCATTAGTTCTGCCGGAAGTAGAAGCCATGCTCCTGTTTGAGGTCGATGGACCACCCCCCAGCGTCGCCTATGAGGCTCAGAGCATTGCCAGAGTTTGTGAGAATTTCGCTTGCAAAGTGGAATGGACGGATGATCCTGCAAGGTTAAACCAGCTCTGGACGGCCAGGAGCGTAGTAGGGGCTGCCGCCGGGCAGCTTAAAGAGGGAGCCACCAGGGTCTATATAGGCGAGGACATTTGTGTGCCCGTCTACCGGGTCCCGGAAGCCCTGAGGCGCATCCGGCAGATAGGCGAGGCCTACGGCATAACTATAGTTACCTACGGCCACATCGGCGACGGGAATTTACACGCAGCTCCGGTAATTAACACTTATGATCCCTCGGAAATCGAAAGAGTGCGAAAAGTAGGGGATGAAATACACCGCCTGGCCCTGGAACTGGAGGGCACTACCACGGGCGAGCACGGAGTGGGGTTAACGCGGGCGGCTTACATGGAAGAAGAGCACGGGATTTCCTTCGAGCTGATGCGGCGACTGAAAAAGGCTATAGATCCTTTAAATATCCTGAACCCGGGTAAGATGGCCCTGGACTAA
- a CDS encoding 2-oxoacid:acceptor oxidoreductase family protein: MIELRFHGRYGQPVTPWAMAVATKALQQGRYVQVFENFGAFRSGAPMHTTVRISDNFIYTRSSNHTSPDIVVVLDNSLFGVTDVTRGLKPGGIVVAAGLQPEGLQALKDFRFISVPVPPGAGQEERKNALLEALADLGVIKRD, encoded by the coding sequence ATGATAGAACTGCGCTTTCACGGGCGCTACGGGCAACCGGTTACGCCCTGGGCCATGGCGGTGGCCACTAAAGCCTTGCAGCAAGGGCGCTACGTCCAGGTCTTTGAGAATTTCGGCGCCTTTCGGTCCGGTGCCCCCATGCATACCACGGTAAGGATAAGCGATAACTTTATATATACCAGGTCTTCCAACCATACGAGTCCGGATATAGTGGTGGTACTGGATAACAGCCTCTTCGGGGTAACGGATGTGACCCGGGGATTAAAACCGGGCGGGATAGTGGTGGCAGCCGGGCTGCAGCCGGAGGGGCTGCAGGCTTTAAAGGATTTCCGGTTTATTTCCGTTCCGGTGCCGCCCGGCGCGGGCCAGGAGGAACGTAAAAACGCCCTGCTGGAAGCCCTGGCGGACTTAGGGGTAATAAAAAGGGATTAG
- a CDS encoding thiamine pyrophosphate-dependent enzyme has translation MDLFTGGHSGCRGCGAAIAMRQAMQALGPRTIMVIPASCMATIGGSGLKTAWNIPFYHSLFACAPAVASGVRAALEIRGIEGVKVVSWAGDAGTADIGFQALSGAAERNEDIIHVCYDNETYMNTGGQAGGTTPLSAWTPDTPAGKPTKPKDMPALMAAHRPEYLATASIAYPRDFIEKLKRAAEVKGFCYLHVLAPCHRGWGIREEETVEMARLAVECGLWILYEERQGRQRLTVVPEKRLPVREYILRQQRFRECREEDIEALQAEVDQRWQRMAAGAGGEELG, from the coding sequence GTGGATTTATTTACGGGAGGACACTCGGGCTGCCGCGGTTGCGGTGCCGCCATTGCCATGCGACAGGCGATGCAGGCTCTGGGCCCCAGGACCATTATGGTTATACCGGCCTCCTGCATGGCCACCATAGGCGGTTCGGGGCTTAAAACGGCCTGGAATATACCTTTTTATCACTCCCTTTTCGCCTGTGCACCGGCCGTGGCCTCGGGGGTGCGGGCCGCCTTGGAAATCCGGGGTATAGAAGGGGTAAAGGTTGTGTCCTGGGCCGGGGATGCGGGAACGGCGGATATCGGGTTCCAGGCCCTGAGCGGGGCGGCGGAGCGCAACGAAGATATTATTCACGTATGTTACGATAATGAAACCTATATGAACACGGGCGGGCAGGCAGGAGGAACCACCCCCCTTAGCGCCTGGACCCCGGATACTCCGGCAGGAAAACCTACCAAGCCCAAAGATATGCCGGCCCTAATGGCCGCCCACCGCCCGGAATACCTGGCCACGGCCTCCATAGCCTACCCCCGGGATTTTATAGAGAAACTTAAGCGCGCCGCGGAAGTCAAAGGTTTCTGTTACCTGCACGTGCTGGCCCCCTGCCACCGGGGCTGGGGCATAAGGGAAGAGGAAACGGTAGAGATGGCGCGGCTGGCGGTAGAGTGCGGCCTGTGGATTCTCTACGAAGAGCGGCAGGGTCGGCAGCGTTTAACCGTGGTGCCGGAAAAGAGGCTGCCGGTGAGGGAGTATATCCTGCGCCAGCAGAGGTTCCGGGAGTGCCGGGAAGAAGATATAGAGGCTTTGCAGGCCGAAGTGGACCAGCGGTGGCAGAGGATGGCCGCCGGCGCCGGTGGGGAGGAGTTGGGATGA
- a CDS encoding (Fe-S)-binding protein, which translates to MIRCVRCGQCRSVCPVFLVKKVESDSTRGRVTLIRALLEGEISFSEELGEKVWQCLLCHSCSQECPSGVQVEKIILAARSKMAELRGLPFSKKVLIQGLLPNLKSLSKLMALGRFLQSFGGKEVPGGYWLPSFSLPLFSSRVLPRLNSRSLFQMVPSEAPFIPRPKGRAVFYAGCMLAYGYPRTGKAVVEVLYYNGIEVVIPPDQVCCGLPALASGHRETFTRLREANLRVLKRVKADGIVTACPSCGSTLKEYYSSELQAKIFDFSEFLVAADFKPPDREWKSVVTYHDPCHLRKAQKVVRPPRRILASIPGIKFKEAADPGRCCGFGGTFGLYYPGLSREIGRARAGSLLDTGAEAVVTSCPGCMLQLADSLYRQQSTVPVRHLAEVLAEAYGFHKPLTAKEVVRPG; encoded by the coding sequence ATGATCCGTTGCGTGCGGTGCGGCCAGTGCCGTTCCGTTTGTCCCGTCTTTCTAGTAAAAAAGGTAGAAAGCGATTCCACCCGTGGAAGAGTGACCCTTATCAGAGCCCTTCTGGAAGGCGAGATATCGTTTAGCGAGGAGCTAGGGGAAAAGGTGTGGCAATGCCTTTTATGCCATAGCTGCTCCCAGGAATGTCCCAGTGGCGTGCAGGTGGAAAAGATTATTCTGGCCGCGCGTTCGAAAATGGCGGAACTCCGCGGGTTACCCTTTAGCAAGAAGGTCCTAATTCAAGGGTTACTTCCTAATCTCAAATCATTGAGTAAATTGATGGCGTTAGGTAGGTTCTTGCAGAGCTTTGGCGGGAAAGAGGTACCCGGGGGCTACTGGCTACCGTCGTTCTCTTTGCCTCTGTTCTCCTCCAGAGTGTTACCAAGACTAAATAGCCGATCTCTGTTCCAAATGGTACCTTCTGAAGCACCTTTTATTCCCAGACCGAAGGGCAGGGCTGTTTTTTATGCCGGGTGTATGTTGGCTTACGGTTACCCCCGGACGGGCAAAGCCGTGGTGGAAGTGTTATATTACAACGGCATTGAGGTAGTAATCCCGCCGGACCAGGTGTGTTGTGGTTTGCCAGCTCTTGCTTCCGGCCACCGAGAGACTTTTACCCGTTTGCGAGAGGCCAATCTTCGCGTTCTAAAAAGGGTGAAGGCCGATGGTATTGTAACCGCCTGTCCCAGCTGTGGTTCGACTCTAAAGGAGTATTATAGCAGCGAACTGCAAGCAAAGATTTTCGACTTCTCGGAGTTTCTTGTGGCCGCTGACTTCAAGCCGCCGGACAGAGAGTGGAAGAGCGTAGTAACTTATCATGATCCGTGCCACTTGCGCAAAGCCCAAAAAGTGGTACGGCCCCCGAGGAGGATACTGGCTTCCATCCCGGGCATTAAGTTCAAAGAGGCGGCAGATCCTGGCCGGTGCTGCGGTTTTGGGGGCACCTTTGGCCTTTATTATCCCGGCCTTTCCCGGGAGATAGGAAGGGCCAGGGCCGGGTCACTCCTGGATACAGGGGCGGAAGCGGTGGTTACTTCCTGCCCGGGTTGCATGTTGCAGCTGGCCGACAGCCTGTACCGGCAGCAGAGCACAGTGCCGGTACGCCATCTGGCCGAAGTGCTGGCCGAGGCTTACGGTTTTCATAAGCCCCTTACGGCTAAGGAGGTGGTACGTCCTGGGTAA
- a CDS encoding transketolase C-terminal domain-containing protein: MRELLNGNEAAAEAARLARIEVLASYPITPAAPVMERLTGFIAQGTLKARFIRVESDHSALAAAAGAALAGGRTLVVTNSQGIAYMSEVLYHVSGLRLPVVMAVVNRALAAPHSRFPDHGDAVAQEACGWIQLFCENNQEVLDTVIQAYRLAEDDRVRLPVMVNYESYIQSHTREVVEVPEEEIIDGFLPLNRRAALDVDNPRAINVVTGPDLYMDYKYRQDAALRGAAKVLAEVSGEYGRLTGRNWGGPVEGYRLQEAGHVLVTMGSLVSTCREAVDQLRAAGEPAGLLKIRAFRPFPVEEVREYLKGVKTVTVLDKNIVYGSGGALAREVRAALYGEPEAPPVFSYIAGLGGRDVTSADVCKIFGLTQEKRRAGAKPPAFEWYGLE, from the coding sequence ATGCGGGAACTTCTTAACGGCAACGAAGCTGCCGCGGAGGCCGCCCGGCTGGCAAGGATAGAGGTCCTGGCCTCCTATCCCATCACCCCGGCGGCTCCCGTCATGGAGAGACTGACCGGTTTTATAGCCCAGGGGACCCTTAAGGCCAGGTTTATCCGGGTAGAGTCCGATCACAGCGCCCTGGCCGCTGCCGCGGGGGCGGCCCTGGCCGGGGGCCGAACCCTGGTAGTTACCAATTCCCAGGGAATCGCCTATATGAGCGAGGTGCTCTACCATGTTTCGGGACTCCGGCTTCCGGTAGTAATGGCGGTGGTGAATCGGGCCCTGGCCGCTCCCCATTCGCGTTTTCCCGACCACGGAGATGCCGTGGCCCAGGAAGCCTGCGGGTGGATCCAGCTCTTCTGTGAGAACAACCAGGAGGTATTGGATACCGTGATCCAGGCTTACCGCCTGGCCGAGGACGACCGGGTGCGGCTGCCGGTAATGGTCAACTATGAAAGCTATATCCAGTCCCATACCCGTGAGGTAGTGGAGGTTCCCGAGGAAGAAATTATAGACGGGTTTCTGCCCTTGAACAGGAGGGCCGCCCTGGATGTAGATAATCCGCGGGCCATCAACGTGGTAACCGGGCCGGACTTGTACATGGACTATAAGTACCGCCAGGATGCAGCCCTCAGAGGGGCGGCGAAAGTCCTGGCCGAGGTGAGCGGTGAGTACGGCAGGCTGACGGGAAGGAACTGGGGCGGTCCGGTCGAGGGTTACCGGTTGCAGGAGGCCGGGCACGTCCTGGTGACCATGGGTTCCCTGGTGAGCACCTGCCGGGAAGCGGTGGACCAACTGCGGGCGGCGGGTGAACCCGCCGGGTTGCTTAAGATACGGGCCTTCCGCCCCTTCCCGGTGGAGGAAGTGCGGGAGTATCTAAAAGGAGTTAAGACGGTAACCGTGCTGGATAAAAATATTGTGTATGGATCAGGGGGGGCGCTGGCCCGGGAGGTGAGGGCCGCCCTGTACGGCGAACCGGAGGCACCCCCGGTGTTCAGCTACATCGCCGGCCTCGGGGGCCGGGACGTGACGTCCGCCGACGTGTGTAAGATTTTCGGGCTTACCCAAGAGAAGCGGCGCGCCGGCGCAAAACCCCCGGCCTTTGAATGGTACGGGTTGGAATGA
- a CDS encoding aconitase family protein yields the protein MHYAHRVLARAAGRQQAEIGEIIEVPVDLALGHDGSAGEFLAAWPPGARVAIPAKTVFTLDHLLPAPTVEARELHRRLLSFGREQQVHVFARGEGVLHQVVAERFTPRRGWIIAGADGHVATAGAFGALAFSLKPKDLVKVLLTGKVQVSVPGVYTVEIKGSLPPGRTARDLALEVIRHLNREAIRGKVLAFQGEGVWQLSVSGRMALCNLIGETGAVTGLIIPPEETAPGTKPDLELVAEEIEPLVACPPSPANVRPLRELYGLPITQAVVGGCSSGRLEDMRELACGLGENKVHKDVTLLVVPASACVLTQMEKEGLAGTLREQGALILPPGCGPCPGKHLGLLAPGDRVLAATVRNVPGRMGSIEGEIYLASPRAVGAAAAAGAVAPVPFGE from the coding sequence ATGCATTATGCGCACCGTGTTTTAGCCCGGGCAGCCGGCCGCCAACAGGCGGAAATAGGCGAAATTATCGAAGTGCCCGTAGATCTGGCCCTGGGGCATGACGGCAGCGCCGGTGAATTCCTGGCCGCCTGGCCGCCGGGGGCGAGGGTGGCCATCCCTGCCAAGACGGTATTTACCCTGGATCACCTCCTGCCGGCCCCTACGGTGGAGGCCCGGGAGTTACACCGCCGGCTCTTGAGCTTCGGCCGGGAACAGCAGGTCCACGTGTTCGCCCGCGGGGAAGGAGTCCTTCACCAGGTGGTGGCCGAGCGCTTTACGCCCCGGCGCGGGTGGATCATAGCGGGCGCCGACGGGCATGTGGCCACCGCCGGGGCCTTTGGCGCCCTGGCCTTTTCCCTAAAGCCTAAAGACCTGGTAAAGGTGCTGCTCACCGGGAAGGTGCAGGTATCAGTACCGGGAGTCTATACTGTGGAGATTAAAGGAAGCCTGCCCCCTGGAAGAACAGCCCGGGACCTGGCGTTAGAAGTAATCCGCCACCTAAACCGGGAGGCCATCCGGGGCAAGGTGCTGGCCTTTCAGGGAGAAGGAGTATGGCAGCTCAGTGTTTCCGGGCGGATGGCTTTATGTAACCTTATTGGAGAAACAGGGGCGGTGACGGGTTTAATTATACCTCCGGAAGAAACAGCACCCGGTACCAAACCTGACCTGGAACTGGTGGCGGAAGAGATAGAGCCTCTGGTGGCCTGTCCGCCCTCTCCCGCCAACGTGCGGCCCCTGCGGGAACTCTACGGGCTGCCCATAACCCAGGCGGTAGTGGGGGGATGTTCCAGCGGGCGGCTGGAAGATATGAGGGAACTGGCTTGTGGCCTTGGGGAGAATAAAGTCCACAAAGATGTCACCCTGCTGGTGGTGCCCGCTTCGGCCTGTGTTTTGACCCAGATGGAAAAAGAAGGGCTGGCCGGGACCTTACGCGAACAGGGAGCCTTGATACTCCCGCCGGGTTGCGGACCCTGCCCTGGTAAACATCTCGGTCTCCTGGCCCCAGGCGACCGCGTACTGGCGGCAACGGTTAGGAATGTTCCCGGACGGATGGGTTCAATAGAAGGGGAGATTTACCTGGCTTCTCCCCGGGCCGTAGGCGCTGCTGCCGCTGCCGGGGCCGTAGCTCCTGTACCGTTCGGAGAGTGA